A stretch of DNA from Myxococcales bacterium:
AGGCGGGCCAATTCGTAAGGTACGCGGCCCAGCAAATACAGCCACCCGTCGCGACCGTCCTCGTTGGCGATCCACAGCAGGTAGCGGTTGACGAACGCCCGCGCGGCGAGGGTCGGCCCGTGGTGCTCGGGGTGGCCCCGGCGGTGCGCGCAGACGGCGCGCGGCTCGTACAAAAAGCGATAGCCCCGCCGCCACGCGCGCCAGGCGAGGTCGACGTCCTCGTAATAGGCGAAGAAGCTTTCGTCGAGAAATTCGCCGTCCAGCGAAAGCGCCGCGACCGCCTCCCGCCGCAGCAGGGCGCAGGCGAAACTCGGGCCGAAGGATTCGCCCGGTTCGTCGAACTGGCCGCGGTCCTCCCGGCCTTCGCCGCGGTCGGCGGGCGACATTTTCCGGCGGTGCAGTTCCATGCCGGCCGAATCGATCCGGCGCGGTTCGCCGGGCTTGATCAGCTTGGGCCCGACGCCGGCGACGTCGGGCGGGGCGTCCACCAGCGTCGCGTGCAGCCGGCGCAGGCAGCCGGGTTCGAGGCGCGTGTCGGGATTCAAAAACAGCAGGTAGGGCGCGCGGGTCAGGGCGACGAGCCGGTTGATCCCGCCGCAGAAGCCCAGGTTGATTTCGCTTTCATGTAGCGTCGCGGCGGGAA
This window harbors:
- a CDS encoding glycosyltransferase family 2 protein: MIPEIAVCLVTYQNEAEIGPALAAVRAQDIPCEIHVWDNASRDETRRIVRAFPAATLHESEINLGFCGGINRLVALTRAPYLLFLNPDTRLEPGCLRRLHATLVDAPPDVAGVGPKLIKPGEPRRIDSAGMELHRRKMSPADRGEGREDRGQFDEPGESFGPSFACALLRREAVAALSLDGEFLDESFFAYYEDVDLAWRAWRRGYRFLYEPRAVCAHRRGHPEHHGPTLAARAFVNRYLLWIANEDGRDGWLYLLGRVPYELARLLWKCLQTPGFAVAWRMLAADWRRAWRKRRAVARLGGSPR